In Dermochelys coriacea isolate rDerCor1 chromosome 10, rDerCor1.pri.v4, whole genome shotgun sequence, one DNA window encodes the following:
- the CCP110 gene encoding centriolar coiled-coil protein of 110 kDa isoform X3: MEDYEEFCEKHLARIQGESIQRETSSSAQKNISLIQFYGIPVLSPLLSLERKKEMHQDKQKAIDVEIWKQNSRKRALLNRVQEILENVQVRKVSGMSDLDQWEPESGHSNSESKASNGFKMLSNLNLLSSVTCSGTTDLEKTLEIVPADTAIQITSSGIDSVRGTEEHIPPEQSESNLSENIACPKVTSPDKTQNMTTSNAHVNQEHTEVPTDGEEVPDPYVMSLQNLLKKSREYIEREQTRRSLRRNSKRSINESLSDKENDAVKTNLSGKERARFTGRNCTPLTLDKPSLNKSNILLQGASTQVNSTITSALPSFSKVDIPTRAGTPPVLDSDSDEEFKNTSTFDHDGSIVRSLTGSYAKLPSPEPSMSPKMHRRRPRPSSMGHIVINNPVNAYELSPINKGRAIDLIIQDVTDQTNASESVPKFTADFTAVCSSKAHVVNTNSSETSNHMCQDSISQLESKGMMMSSIMEGMLDGRRPYKMDSTTCTATPKLHESYAVSQSMVTQKLVTVNGIKPDSLLENTKSNSPMELNKSYDVENPSPLLMQSQNKHHQMDTPNISSGNEQFVENGFEKVKRRLDLDIDSSQKENNPYVLTDGTEEQEKWRLQDRRCPIGSVYCKKNETSGSSTNEEEILKNKLLAFEEMRKRLEEQHAQQLSVLIAEQEREQEKLQKEIEEQERRLKGKKSATADIEIPKMTISSGMELEWRKISESGLLETMLTQVETIQNTNSNSTGKSFANTTMPSSFGSTNEAPFYLWGPSGSGMSKISASRLVRAKTRWSQALNPEMQMKFSKITALAKGFLTRRLMQTEKLKYLRQTVKDTMEFIKIFQSEAPLKRGTVSVQDASLQERVMAQLRAALYDVHDIFFIMEVSERMHILRHDREVRKEKMLRQMAKIKTPRERVTLSTATQKSLDRKKYMKGSEMGMPNKKLILKQNTPETRVLQPNQGQNTPIHRLLCRQGTPKTSMKGVEQNRKKSSESRVPNKATSGVYAGRIQRKKPNVVTI, encoded by the exons ATGGAGGATTATGAGGAGTTCTGTGAAAAGCATCTTGCCAGGATCCAAGGAGAGTCGATTCAAAGGGAAACCTCTTCATCTGCTCAGAAGAATATCTCACTTATTCAATTCTATGGCATTCCTGTGCTTTCACCTCTG cTGAGTCTtgagagaaaaaaggaaatgcaTCAGGATAAACAAAAAGCAATTGATGTAGAGATCTGGAAGCAGAATTCCAGGAAAAGAGCTTTACTGAATCGTGTTCAGGAGATCCTGGAAAACGTGCAG GTCAGAAAGGTGTCTGGTATGAGTGATTTGGATCAGTGGGAGCCTGAGAGTGGTCACTCTAATTCAGAATCAAAAGCCTCAAATGGCTTCAAAATGCTATCGAATCTCAATTTGTTAAGTTCTGTTACATGCAGTGGTACTACAGACCTTGAAAAAACATTGGAAATTGTGCCAGCAGACACTGCTATCCAGATTACATCAAGTGGAATAGACTCGGTTAGAGGCACAGAAGAACATATTCCTCCTGAACAAAGTGAGAGCAACCTCTCAGAAAATATTGCTTGCCCGAAGGTTACATCTCCTGATAAAACACAAAATATGACTACTTCAAATGCACATGTAAACCAAGAGCATACAGAGGTGCCAACAGATGGTGAGGAAGTACCTGATCCTTATGTAATGAGTCTTCAAAATCTTCTGAAAAAGTCTAGGGAGTACATAGAGAGAGAGCAAACCAGACGTAGCTTAAGAAGGAATTCAAAAAGAAGTATTAATGAAAGTCTTTCAGATAAAGAAAATGATGCAGTTAAAACAAATCTCTCTGGGAAAGAGAGAGCGAGGTTTACAGGCAGGAATTGTACTCCTCTGACACTTGATAAACCAAGTCTTAATAAATCAAATATTCTTCTTCAAGGTGCCTCTACCCAAGTAAATAGCACGATTACATCAGCTTTACCCAGTTTTTCTAAAGTGGATATACCTACCAGAGCTGGAACACCCCCAGTTTTGGATTCGGATTCAGATGAAGAATTTAAAAACACCTCTACCTTTGATCATGATGGTAGTATTGTCAGAAGCCTTACAGGTTCTTATGCCAAATTACCCAGCCCGGAGCCAAGTATGAGCCCTAAAATGCACCGAAGACGTCCAAGACCTTCATCAATGGGACACATAGTTATCAATAACCCTGTGAATGCCTATGAATTAAGCCCTATAAACAAGGGAAGAGCAATTGACTTGATCATACAAGATGTCACTGACCAAACTAATGCATCTGAATCTGTGCCAAAATTTACTGCTGACTTCACTGCAGTTTGTTCTAGCAAAGCTCATGTTGTCAACACGAATTCTTCAGAGACTTCAAATCACATGTGTCAGGATTCCATTAGTCAACTAGAGAGCAAAGGAATGATGATGTCTTCCATAATGGAGGGAATGCTGGATGGTAGAAGGCCATACAAAATGGACAGTACTACTTGTACTGCAACTCCAAAATTGCATGAGTCATAtgcagtcagtcagtcaatgGTGACTCAAAAGCTTGTAACTGTGAATGGAATCAAGCCAGATAGTTTGTTAGAAAACACCAAAAGTAATTCACCCATGGAACTCAATAAATCTTATGATGTAGAAAATCCATCTCCATTACTAATGCAAAGCCAGAATAAGCATCATCAGATGGATACTCCAAATATTTCTTCTGGAAATGAACAGTTTGTAGAAAATGGGTTTGAAAAAGTGAAACGTAGGCTTGATTTGGATATTGATAGTTCACAGAAAGAGAACAACCCATATGTTTTAACAGATGGAACAGAAGAACAAGAGAAGTGGAGATTGCAAGACCGAAGATGCCCCATAGGATCTGTTTATTGTAAGAAGAATGAAACCTCGGGCAGTAGTACTAACG aagaagagattttgaaaaataaactgttGGCTTTTGAAGAAATGAGGAAGAGACTTGAAGAGCAGCATGCACAACAACTATCAGTACTGATAGCTGAACAAGAGAGAGAACAGGAGAAATTACAGAAG GAGATAGAAGAGCAGGAGAGAAGGttaaaaggaaagaagagtgCTACAGCAGACATAGAAATACCCAAAATGACCATTAGCAGTGGGATGGAACTGGAATGGAGAAAAATAAGTGAAAGTGGCTTGCTGGAAACAATGCTGACTCAAGTGGAGACAATCCAGAACACAAACTCGAACAGCACTGGTAAAA GTTTTGCCAACACTACCATGCCCAGTAGTTTTGGTTCAACAAATGAAGCTCCATTCTACCTCTGGGGACCATCTGGTAGTGGAATGTCAAAAATATCAGCATCCAGGCTTGTTAGGGCCAAAACCAGGTGGTCTCAG GCCCTCAATCCAGAGATGCAAATGAAGTTCAGTAAGATCACTGCCTTGGCAAAGGGATTTCTGACTCGTAGGCTCATGCAAACGGAAAAATTGAAATATCTTAGGCAAACCGTAAAA gatACTATGGAGTTCATAAAAATTTTTCAGTCTGAAGCTCCCTTAAAGAGAGGAACTGTTTCGGTGCAAGATGCATCCCTACAAGAAAGAGTGATGGCTCAA CTACGAGCTGCGCTGTATGACGTCCATGATATATTCTTTATAATGGAAGTATCTGAAAGAATGCATATCCTGCGTCATGATCGTGAAGTTCGCAAAGAGAAAATGCTGAGGCAAATG GCTAAAATAAAGACTCCACGAGAGAGAGTGACACTTTCAACAGCTACACAGAAGTCTCTGGATAGGAAGAAGTACATGaag ggCTCAGAAATGGGAATgccaaataaaaaattaatcctaAAACAAAATACTCCTGAAACAAG agtACTTCAGCCAAATCAAGGACAAAATACTCCAATTCATAGGCTTCTTTGCAGGCAAGG AACCCCTAAGACCTCAATGAAGGGGGTTGAGCAAAATAGAAAGAAGTCCTCAGAGAGCAGAGTGCCTAACAAGGCAACTTCAG GAGTATATGCAGGAAGAATCCAAAGAAAGAAGCCAAATGTTGTGACAATTTAA
- the CCP110 gene encoding centriolar coiled-coil protein of 110 kDa isoform X2, which produces MEDYEEFCEKHLARIQGESIQRETSSSAQKNISLIQFYGIPVLSPLLSLERKKEMHQDKQKAIDVEIWKQNSRKRALLNRVQEILENVQVRKVSGMSDLDQWEPESGHSNSESKASNGFKMLSNLNLLSSVTCSGTTDLEKTLEIVPADTAIQITSSGIDSVRGTEEHIPPEQSESNLSENIACPKVTSPDKTQNMTTSNAHVNQEHTEVPTDGEEVPDPYVMSLQNLLKKSREYIEREQTRRSLRRNSKRSINESLSDKENDAVKTNLSGKERARFTGRNCTPLTLDKPSLNKSNILLQGASTQVNSTITSALPSFSKVDIPTRAGTPPVLDSDSDEEFKNTSTFDHDGSIVRSLTGSYAKLPSPEPSMSPKMHRRRPRPSSMGHIVINNPVNAYELSPINKGRAIDLIIQDVTDQTNASESVPKFTADFTAVCSSKAHVVNTNSSETSNHMCQDSISQLESKGMMMSSIMEGMLDGRRPYKMDSTTCTATPKLHESYAVSQSMVTQKLVTVNGIKPDSLLENTKSNSPMELNKSYDVENPSPLLMQSQNKHHQMDTPNISSGNEQFVENGFEKVKRRLDLDIDSSQKENNPYVLTDGTEEQEKWRLQDRRCPIGSVYCKKNETSGSSTNEEEILKNKLLAFEEMRKRLEEQHAQQLSVLIAEQEREQEKLQKTFNLQEIEEQERRLKGKKSATADIEIPKMTISSGMELEWRKISESGLLETMLTQVETIQNTNSNSTGFANTTMPSSFGSTNEAPFYLWGPSGSGMSKISASRLVRAKTRWSQALNPEMQMKFSKITALAKGFLTRRLMQTEKLKYLRQTVKDTMEFIKIFQSEAPLKRGTVSVQDASLQERVMAQLRAALYDVHDIFFIMEVSERMHILRHDREVRKEKMLRQMAKIKTPRERVTLSTATQKSLDRKKYMKGSEMGMPNKKLILKQNTPETRVLQPNQGQNTPIHRLLCRQGTPKTSMKGVEQNRKKSSESRVPNKATSGVYAGRIQRKKPNVVTI; this is translated from the exons ATGGAGGATTATGAGGAGTTCTGTGAAAAGCATCTTGCCAGGATCCAAGGAGAGTCGATTCAAAGGGAAACCTCTTCATCTGCTCAGAAGAATATCTCACTTATTCAATTCTATGGCATTCCTGTGCTTTCACCTCTG cTGAGTCTtgagagaaaaaaggaaatgcaTCAGGATAAACAAAAAGCAATTGATGTAGAGATCTGGAAGCAGAATTCCAGGAAAAGAGCTTTACTGAATCGTGTTCAGGAGATCCTGGAAAACGTGCAG GTCAGAAAGGTGTCTGGTATGAGTGATTTGGATCAGTGGGAGCCTGAGAGTGGTCACTCTAATTCAGAATCAAAAGCCTCAAATGGCTTCAAAATGCTATCGAATCTCAATTTGTTAAGTTCTGTTACATGCAGTGGTACTACAGACCTTGAAAAAACATTGGAAATTGTGCCAGCAGACACTGCTATCCAGATTACATCAAGTGGAATAGACTCGGTTAGAGGCACAGAAGAACATATTCCTCCTGAACAAAGTGAGAGCAACCTCTCAGAAAATATTGCTTGCCCGAAGGTTACATCTCCTGATAAAACACAAAATATGACTACTTCAAATGCACATGTAAACCAAGAGCATACAGAGGTGCCAACAGATGGTGAGGAAGTACCTGATCCTTATGTAATGAGTCTTCAAAATCTTCTGAAAAAGTCTAGGGAGTACATAGAGAGAGAGCAAACCAGACGTAGCTTAAGAAGGAATTCAAAAAGAAGTATTAATGAAAGTCTTTCAGATAAAGAAAATGATGCAGTTAAAACAAATCTCTCTGGGAAAGAGAGAGCGAGGTTTACAGGCAGGAATTGTACTCCTCTGACACTTGATAAACCAAGTCTTAATAAATCAAATATTCTTCTTCAAGGTGCCTCTACCCAAGTAAATAGCACGATTACATCAGCTTTACCCAGTTTTTCTAAAGTGGATATACCTACCAGAGCTGGAACACCCCCAGTTTTGGATTCGGATTCAGATGAAGAATTTAAAAACACCTCTACCTTTGATCATGATGGTAGTATTGTCAGAAGCCTTACAGGTTCTTATGCCAAATTACCCAGCCCGGAGCCAAGTATGAGCCCTAAAATGCACCGAAGACGTCCAAGACCTTCATCAATGGGACACATAGTTATCAATAACCCTGTGAATGCCTATGAATTAAGCCCTATAAACAAGGGAAGAGCAATTGACTTGATCATACAAGATGTCACTGACCAAACTAATGCATCTGAATCTGTGCCAAAATTTACTGCTGACTTCACTGCAGTTTGTTCTAGCAAAGCTCATGTTGTCAACACGAATTCTTCAGAGACTTCAAATCACATGTGTCAGGATTCCATTAGTCAACTAGAGAGCAAAGGAATGATGATGTCTTCCATAATGGAGGGAATGCTGGATGGTAGAAGGCCATACAAAATGGACAGTACTACTTGTACTGCAACTCCAAAATTGCATGAGTCATAtgcagtcagtcagtcaatgGTGACTCAAAAGCTTGTAACTGTGAATGGAATCAAGCCAGATAGTTTGTTAGAAAACACCAAAAGTAATTCACCCATGGAACTCAATAAATCTTATGATGTAGAAAATCCATCTCCATTACTAATGCAAAGCCAGAATAAGCATCATCAGATGGATACTCCAAATATTTCTTCTGGAAATGAACAGTTTGTAGAAAATGGGTTTGAAAAAGTGAAACGTAGGCTTGATTTGGATATTGATAGTTCACAGAAAGAGAACAACCCATATGTTTTAACAGATGGAACAGAAGAACAAGAGAAGTGGAGATTGCAAGACCGAAGATGCCCCATAGGATCTGTTTATTGTAAGAAGAATGAAACCTCGGGCAGTAGTACTAACG aagaagagattttgaaaaataaactgttGGCTTTTGAAGAAATGAGGAAGAGACTTGAAGAGCAGCATGCACAACAACTATCAGTACTGATAGCTGAACAAGAGAGAGAACAGGAGAAATTACAGAAG ACTTTTAATCTGCAGGAGATAGAAGAGCAGGAGAGAAGGttaaaaggaaagaagagtgCTACAGCAGACATAGAAATACCCAAAATGACCATTAGCAGTGGGATGGAACTGGAATGGAGAAAAATAAGTGAAAGTGGCTTGCTGGAAACAATGCTGACTCAAGTGGAGACAATCCAGAACACAAACTCGAACAGCACTG GTTTTGCCAACACTACCATGCCCAGTAGTTTTGGTTCAACAAATGAAGCTCCATTCTACCTCTGGGGACCATCTGGTAGTGGAATGTCAAAAATATCAGCATCCAGGCTTGTTAGGGCCAAAACCAGGTGGTCTCAG GCCCTCAATCCAGAGATGCAAATGAAGTTCAGTAAGATCACTGCCTTGGCAAAGGGATTTCTGACTCGTAGGCTCATGCAAACGGAAAAATTGAAATATCTTAGGCAAACCGTAAAA gatACTATGGAGTTCATAAAAATTTTTCAGTCTGAAGCTCCCTTAAAGAGAGGAACTGTTTCGGTGCAAGATGCATCCCTACAAGAAAGAGTGATGGCTCAA CTACGAGCTGCGCTGTATGACGTCCATGATATATTCTTTATAATGGAAGTATCTGAAAGAATGCATATCCTGCGTCATGATCGTGAAGTTCGCAAAGAGAAAATGCTGAGGCAAATG GCTAAAATAAAGACTCCACGAGAGAGAGTGACACTTTCAACAGCTACACAGAAGTCTCTGGATAGGAAGAAGTACATGaag ggCTCAGAAATGGGAATgccaaataaaaaattaatcctaAAACAAAATACTCCTGAAACAAG agtACTTCAGCCAAATCAAGGACAAAATACTCCAATTCATAGGCTTCTTTGCAGGCAAGG AACCCCTAAGACCTCAATGAAGGGGGTTGAGCAAAATAGAAAGAAGTCCTCAGAGAGCAGAGTGCCTAACAAGGCAACTTCAG GAGTATATGCAGGAAGAATCCAAAGAAAGAAGCCAAATGTTGTGACAATTTAA
- the CCP110 gene encoding centriolar coiled-coil protein of 110 kDa isoform X4, producing MEDYEEFCEKHLARIQGESIQRETSSSAQKNISLIQFYGIPVLSPLLSLERKKEMHQDKQKAIDVEIWKQNSRKRALLNRVQEILENVQVRKVSGMSDLDQWEPESGHSNSESKASNGFKMLSNLNLLSSVTCSGTTDLEKTLEIVPADTAIQITSSGIDSVRGTEEHIPPEQSESNLSENIACPKVTSPDKTQNMTTSNAHVNQEHTEVPTDGEEVPDPYVMSLQNLLKKSREYIEREQTRRSLRRNSKRSINESLSDKENDAVKTNLSGKERARFTGRNCTPLTLDKPSLNKSNILLQGASTQVNSTITSALPSFSKVDIPTRAGTPPVLDSDSDEEFKNTSTFDHDGSIVRSLTGSYAKLPSPEPSMSPKMHRRRPRPSSMGHIVINNPVNAYELSPINKGRAIDLIIQDVTDQTNASESVPKFTADFTAVCSSKAHVVNTNSSETSNHMCQDSISQLESKGMMMSSIMEGMLDGRRPYKMDSTTCTATPKLHESYAVSQSMVTQKLVTVNGIKPDSLLENTKSNSPMELNKSYDVENPSPLLMQSQNKHHQMDTPNISSGNEQFVENGFEKVKRRLDLDIDSSQKENNPYVLTDGTEEQEKWRLQDRRCPIGSVYCKKNETSGSSTNEEEILKNKLLAFEEMRKRLEEQHAQQLSVLIAEQEREQEKLQKEIEEQERRLKGKKSATADIEIPKMTISSGMELEWRKISESGLLETMLTQVETIQNTNSNSTGFANTTMPSSFGSTNEAPFYLWGPSGSGMSKISASRLVRAKTRWSQALNPEMQMKFSKITALAKGFLTRRLMQTEKLKYLRQTVKDTMEFIKIFQSEAPLKRGTVSVQDASLQERVMAQLRAALYDVHDIFFIMEVSERMHILRHDREVRKEKMLRQMAKIKTPRERVTLSTATQKSLDRKKYMKGSEMGMPNKKLILKQNTPETRVLQPNQGQNTPIHRLLCRQGTPKTSMKGVEQNRKKSSESRVPNKATSGVYAGRIQRKKPNVVTI from the exons ATGGAGGATTATGAGGAGTTCTGTGAAAAGCATCTTGCCAGGATCCAAGGAGAGTCGATTCAAAGGGAAACCTCTTCATCTGCTCAGAAGAATATCTCACTTATTCAATTCTATGGCATTCCTGTGCTTTCACCTCTG cTGAGTCTtgagagaaaaaaggaaatgcaTCAGGATAAACAAAAAGCAATTGATGTAGAGATCTGGAAGCAGAATTCCAGGAAAAGAGCTTTACTGAATCGTGTTCAGGAGATCCTGGAAAACGTGCAG GTCAGAAAGGTGTCTGGTATGAGTGATTTGGATCAGTGGGAGCCTGAGAGTGGTCACTCTAATTCAGAATCAAAAGCCTCAAATGGCTTCAAAATGCTATCGAATCTCAATTTGTTAAGTTCTGTTACATGCAGTGGTACTACAGACCTTGAAAAAACATTGGAAATTGTGCCAGCAGACACTGCTATCCAGATTACATCAAGTGGAATAGACTCGGTTAGAGGCACAGAAGAACATATTCCTCCTGAACAAAGTGAGAGCAACCTCTCAGAAAATATTGCTTGCCCGAAGGTTACATCTCCTGATAAAACACAAAATATGACTACTTCAAATGCACATGTAAACCAAGAGCATACAGAGGTGCCAACAGATGGTGAGGAAGTACCTGATCCTTATGTAATGAGTCTTCAAAATCTTCTGAAAAAGTCTAGGGAGTACATAGAGAGAGAGCAAACCAGACGTAGCTTAAGAAGGAATTCAAAAAGAAGTATTAATGAAAGTCTTTCAGATAAAGAAAATGATGCAGTTAAAACAAATCTCTCTGGGAAAGAGAGAGCGAGGTTTACAGGCAGGAATTGTACTCCTCTGACACTTGATAAACCAAGTCTTAATAAATCAAATATTCTTCTTCAAGGTGCCTCTACCCAAGTAAATAGCACGATTACATCAGCTTTACCCAGTTTTTCTAAAGTGGATATACCTACCAGAGCTGGAACACCCCCAGTTTTGGATTCGGATTCAGATGAAGAATTTAAAAACACCTCTACCTTTGATCATGATGGTAGTATTGTCAGAAGCCTTACAGGTTCTTATGCCAAATTACCCAGCCCGGAGCCAAGTATGAGCCCTAAAATGCACCGAAGACGTCCAAGACCTTCATCAATGGGACACATAGTTATCAATAACCCTGTGAATGCCTATGAATTAAGCCCTATAAACAAGGGAAGAGCAATTGACTTGATCATACAAGATGTCACTGACCAAACTAATGCATCTGAATCTGTGCCAAAATTTACTGCTGACTTCACTGCAGTTTGTTCTAGCAAAGCTCATGTTGTCAACACGAATTCTTCAGAGACTTCAAATCACATGTGTCAGGATTCCATTAGTCAACTAGAGAGCAAAGGAATGATGATGTCTTCCATAATGGAGGGAATGCTGGATGGTAGAAGGCCATACAAAATGGACAGTACTACTTGTACTGCAACTCCAAAATTGCATGAGTCATAtgcagtcagtcagtcaatgGTGACTCAAAAGCTTGTAACTGTGAATGGAATCAAGCCAGATAGTTTGTTAGAAAACACCAAAAGTAATTCACCCATGGAACTCAATAAATCTTATGATGTAGAAAATCCATCTCCATTACTAATGCAAAGCCAGAATAAGCATCATCAGATGGATACTCCAAATATTTCTTCTGGAAATGAACAGTTTGTAGAAAATGGGTTTGAAAAAGTGAAACGTAGGCTTGATTTGGATATTGATAGTTCACAGAAAGAGAACAACCCATATGTTTTAACAGATGGAACAGAAGAACAAGAGAAGTGGAGATTGCAAGACCGAAGATGCCCCATAGGATCTGTTTATTGTAAGAAGAATGAAACCTCGGGCAGTAGTACTAACG aagaagagattttgaaaaataaactgttGGCTTTTGAAGAAATGAGGAAGAGACTTGAAGAGCAGCATGCACAACAACTATCAGTACTGATAGCTGAACAAGAGAGAGAACAGGAGAAATTACAGAAG GAGATAGAAGAGCAGGAGAGAAGGttaaaaggaaagaagagtgCTACAGCAGACATAGAAATACCCAAAATGACCATTAGCAGTGGGATGGAACTGGAATGGAGAAAAATAAGTGAAAGTGGCTTGCTGGAAACAATGCTGACTCAAGTGGAGACAATCCAGAACACAAACTCGAACAGCACTG GTTTTGCCAACACTACCATGCCCAGTAGTTTTGGTTCAACAAATGAAGCTCCATTCTACCTCTGGGGACCATCTGGTAGTGGAATGTCAAAAATATCAGCATCCAGGCTTGTTAGGGCCAAAACCAGGTGGTCTCAG GCCCTCAATCCAGAGATGCAAATGAAGTTCAGTAAGATCACTGCCTTGGCAAAGGGATTTCTGACTCGTAGGCTCATGCAAACGGAAAAATTGAAATATCTTAGGCAAACCGTAAAA gatACTATGGAGTTCATAAAAATTTTTCAGTCTGAAGCTCCCTTAAAGAGAGGAACTGTTTCGGTGCAAGATGCATCCCTACAAGAAAGAGTGATGGCTCAA CTACGAGCTGCGCTGTATGACGTCCATGATATATTCTTTATAATGGAAGTATCTGAAAGAATGCATATCCTGCGTCATGATCGTGAAGTTCGCAAAGAGAAAATGCTGAGGCAAATG GCTAAAATAAAGACTCCACGAGAGAGAGTGACACTTTCAACAGCTACACAGAAGTCTCTGGATAGGAAGAAGTACATGaag ggCTCAGAAATGGGAATgccaaataaaaaattaatcctaAAACAAAATACTCCTGAAACAAG agtACTTCAGCCAAATCAAGGACAAAATACTCCAATTCATAGGCTTCTTTGCAGGCAAGG AACCCCTAAGACCTCAATGAAGGGGGTTGAGCAAAATAGAAAGAAGTCCTCAGAGAGCAGAGTGCCTAACAAGGCAACTTCAG GAGTATATGCAGGAAGAATCCAAAGAAAGAAGCCAAATGTTGTGACAATTTAA